The region ATCTTTGCGAACTTTGCGTAATTCTTTGCGCGCTTTGCGGTTTAAAAAAACTCAGAACCTTAGCCCCTTCAAGAAAAAAGTACATCACGAATTTCCTCAACCTTATCAAAAACACTTTTTGCAAAAGGACAAAGCGGAATAATTTTTACATTATTAGCTCTGGCATAATCTACAGCGGCTAAAACTAATTTTTTACCAACACCTTTTCCGTTAAAATCAGGACTTACTTCTGTATGATCAATTATAAATTTGGAATCTCCCGCCCAGGTATACGTCATTTTCCCTGCTTCTTTTCCATCTTCTACGGCTTCAAAATAGCCTCTTCTTGTATCGTTTATTTGTTGAATTTCCATGATTTTTATATTAGTGTAGTTTTGATTTCGATTGAATGTGTCAATGTTTTATGGATTGGACAGCTGTTTGCAATCGTTTCTAATCTTTGTCTTTGTTCGTCATTAATTTCGCCAATTACTTCGATTTTTCGTGTAAATACCGAAACACCTCTTTCAGAATCCCTTTCAAAATCAATTTTGGCATTGATTTCAGAAACGTCCCATTGTTTGCGATTGATATACATTCGCAAAGTAATCACGGTGCAGGAAGCCAATGAAGCGGCTAAAAGTTCTGTCGGATTTAAGCCTAAATTTTTTCCGCCC is a window of Flavobacterium crocinum DNA encoding:
- a CDS encoding GNAT family N-acetyltransferase, which gives rise to MEIQQINDTRRGYFEAVEDGKEAGKMTYTWAGDSKFIIDHTEVSPDFNGKGVGKKLVLAAVDYARANNVKIIPLCPFAKSVFDKVEEIRDVLFS
- a CDS encoding OsmC family protein, with amino-acid sequence MDTISAKIDTRLYRTEIKSASDNVLISDEPQELGGKNLGLNPTELLAASLASCTVITLRMYINRKQWDVSEINAKIDFERDSERGVSVFTRKIEVIGEINDEQRQRLETIANSCPIHKTLTHSIEIKTTLI